From Colius striatus isolate bColStr4 chromosome 10, bColStr4.1.hap1, whole genome shotgun sequence:
TTCCTATTTTCAAATCACTGCCAAGTTCTTTAACATGTCAGGATCTTTACCAGTATCTTTAATATATCAGTGTTTAAGGAGTGACCAAGCTCAAGAGCTTCAGAAGTACAGTGGTTATGCTTCACACCATGCACAGAACATCTTACTGTTCACCTTCATGTGGGGAGCTTTAATGTAGCCACACTCCCCAAAACTGCTTTTAGTAACCTTACATTTCCATCAGCATATACAAATGCTGAGTTACACCAtgaagaaagatgaagaaaaagagcttTTCCCACAACAGCCTTGATGGgttacttttaattaaaatcagtTTAATGGTTGATAAGCTCTAGTATTTCCAGCAGCAAATCATAAGTGGTTGACTGTTTCcagatacagtaaaaaaaaatgaagatagtATTAACTACATAAGCTAGCATATTTAGTTAGTTTACTGGTTGTCAAACATAGGAAAAAGGGTTTAACATGTAAATTGTCATGACCGAGAGCAAAAATTAAATGAGTATTCTGTAGGAATCACAAAGTTCAACTTCCAGCATCGTTGTTTCCAATGATTGCTCTTCATCTCTCACAAGATTACTTTTTTATACACTTCCTCCAACAGAAACCAATGAGCACAAGTTTTCAGTACCTGATTAGTATTTAAGGGGGTGGATGTCCCATACATAAACTCAGAACAGTTGCTACTTTGATCATTCCCCTCAAGCAAATGGAAGAACACTGCAAATACCTGTTTCCTAGCATCCCTCATTTGCTCTTTTAGCTTGCAGATGCAGCAGAAGGCAATTCAGTGTGCCTGTGCACACATTAAGACATCTCTTCCTtacaaacagaacaaatgcatCTACAGCTGATTTAAGACAAGCCATACAAGAAACCAAAGCCCCATTCAATGCTGTAGCAAAAACAGGAGTGGGTAGCAGGGAGCATGAAATCCTAAAGCTCTAAGGGGATCCTCCCTACATGCATCTCCCCCAGACACTGTCAGCAAGACTGCAGTGCTGTTTGAAGCAGCTCCTGCATTCTCCTGTCATTCCTCAGCAAGTGCTGGTAGGAAGGAGACAACACACGAGAGGGAGCACTTCCTCTCTTGCactgttattttattttgtagtaAGATCCATGTAGTATATAAAATATAACAGGAAAAACTGAACAAAGTCTATAAAGTAAATAGAGTTCAGATGACAAACCATGACAGCTCTGCTTTCATGGCTTTATGATGACGTCGGCAGAACTCACATACTGTTTACCTTGTACTTTTACAGTTCTCTAGCATATGAACCTACATAAAAAGCTGATATGTTCCAATTAAGCCATAGTTAAGTGACAGATGTAGAGGAAAAATGGCTCTCTTAAGCCACAGCTGCCCTTGACACAGGTTACAATGATGCCTAACTATACCATAATGCACATTACATCAAGAACCTTGAAAGAGCCTCTGAGAAAACAAGTTCACATTAAGCATTTTGAAGAAAGGTCATAAATACTGCACTGCACCAACAGTACCTCCCAATGTCCTCCTTACGCCTGAGGAGCATTTGTGGTTTTTAAGAAGCTACTACATAGATGACACCAAACCTAGAGGTAGGTCATAGGCAAAGGTAAGTTACAGGCAAAAAAATATCCCTTTAGAGCTAGTCATCACACAAACAGCCCAGCAGGAGGCAAGCCAAAAGCTTAAAGACTCTTTCCTCCCACCTTAAACATTGCTCACACAGCATTTAATTCCTAGTGCCGTAAGAATGACAGTGGATCATCAGCTGCTAGTAAATGCAGTCATGCCAAGAGAACAGCTTGAAGTTACTCAAGCATAAACCTGTTATGTGCAAAAGTGGTGCACTGGACTGTTACCAACTAGACCTCCAAGCTGAGAAGTGACCTAATGGTAGAGAACCAAGGTGTCCGTTTTCCTATTAACACAGGAAATAGTCTATGTAATCAACATGAGAACATACTGCTAAGCCTAGGTGGAAGGAGTCAAACATCAGCTTGTCTCAAAAGGTTAGtgagacaagaggaaaaaaaagttgagaaaggttaaaaaaacccccacactaTTTTGAGACTTAGTTACTGTACTGAACAAGCCAGTAGAACAACTCATCTTCAATATCATCTGGGATCACCATAAGGTTGATAACTACCATGTGTACATTTCAACAGAGATGAGAAACACATCCGTTAAGTCCAATAGTTACCAGCAAATGGAACCCGAGTTCTAATGGTGTAACTGCCTCCAGGTCCCAAAATGCAGACCAAATTGTCATTTTAACTACCTTCTGTGCACTATCTGGTGATAATCAAAAAGTAGCAACGCTGAAgactcatttttatttctacttccaaaggaaaaagggaaaaggttaAATAAGTGTTCTCCAATTTGTTCTCCACTATATGTACacccacacacatacacacacgcACATGCACACACCCCTCAAACTGCACTGACATTTCTTTTTGACCAAAAGAGTAGATCCTGGGAGTAAGTGCAAAATGCAAAATCAACTGACAGAAAATGCTGAACAAACAGCatcataaaaatacaaaatatttatattactGAACTATTAACAGATGAtgttctctgtttctttaaaacttTGGAACCACATAGCTGATTTCTTAAATCTAGTCCATGCCAGCTTCCAGAACTATTAATGTTTTAGTTAGCTTCGTTCTTTGATGCTTCGTCAAAGTTTTCTACGAGATCTGAAAGAGATGAAGATATTTAATACAGTAATGCCCAGTTAACCTTACCTTCataagtttaaagaaaaatatgtattataGATACAGTTAACTACTTCTTAACTAGATTTATTTACATCTTTTTTAAGGGCAGAGTTAAAAGGGCTTTAGAAAATACAGTTTGTTTGAACATACACAAAGAACTAGAAATGCAGGAACACTCAGGAGAGTTCTAACATAAAGTGATTAAGATCGGAAGTGTTGCACTAGCTGCAGTTGAGTCTTCAGCCATCATCATTCTTTAAAGAACGCCTGAAGTTAGGCACTCATTAACTCCAGGAAACAAAATTTTCATGCAaaatcacaaagaaagaaactagTGCCAGGGCATGAGGAGTGGAACCTCTGGGTCCACTCGTTTCTTTTTTAGCTAATACACCATACTGATGGGTACAGTAGAATATGGCGAGCGATAAGGCAGTTATTCATTGACAAAATAGGAACTTAATATTCATTTACTGAGAAACACTGACAcaagctttgtttcttttactacagaaataaagagctaaatatttaaatgcatGAATAGGAATGTTTATACATGAGATGGGCATgtaagtgtgtgtgtgcctaCCTGGGACATCATCGTCTTCTTCATCAATATCTTCAGATTTTGGTGCTTTACTATCCAACACTATGAAAAGAAATGTGGTGCTCAGTTCTCATTCCATGGGATTAGAGACAGTCaatacaacaaaataaaaaccacataGGTGTAAAATGAAAGCATGTTCTGAAACCCCAGCAGTGACAAACACAGAAGTGACTGGGTACCAACAGTATGACCGACATTCTTATACCAAAGCATTAGCACAGTCATTTTCAAATGCTGTGAGGGTATTAATGCAGAGCCAGCAAAAGATCAAatgacaccaaaaaaacccagcatgaCTAAATCTTTTAACTGCAGTCATGTGTTTCTATGCAACAATAACATGGCACCAATCAGGGACCAACATATCATACGATTCAATTACCAAGGGGCCAAAGTATTTCCATATCAAGGGTTCTGCACCAAACCTAGTCTTCTGTAAGTTACTGAACATGCTACAAATACCTAGAAAAACCTAAGgactcaaaaaataaaaagcaaatatttcttctgaTTGTACTGGCTTCCTAAAGAAAGTATTGCTAAAGAAGCTGTATCAGAAATAAGCTTACGACAATCCACCTTTCTAAACGTTAAGTTATTTAACATAGGAGTAAAGAAGAATGGATAAAACCATTACTTAAACTCTGAATGTGAAATACAGAAGAAGTTAAAAATACTGATTTAGGAGGAAACATGTTGAAAACATTACAAAAGGTAATGTATTTTCTAGTTCCAAATACAGATGACAGCAACATATCCTGTTACAGTCTTTTTAATGATCTGAACAGCCTAAAGTGGAACTGGCCCCAAACTCCAGTTTTTCACCTGTCAAGTTACAGTAATACTTATACCACATAAAGAATCACAAACAGAAGTtcactattttttattttcaaggaaatatttgattttgaaatttttttaGTCTTGGTTTCATTAGTCTTCAAATCACAGAGTAGAACATAAACACATCTCTTCCTCTACATCCACAACAGAAACATGCTTTGtgtgaaacaaagaaaacagaattaattCCCTGACAAAAAGAACCTGTTGACTTTTTCCAAGTAAAAGTGAACTTTCTTTCCTGAAGTGTCCTATCACACTCGGTTGTATGCCTGGAATCAGTGTGCCCAACTTAccagaacaaagaaaatgtctGTCCCTATCTCCCCCTGATATTTTTACAAGAATGGCAAATAATAACAGCAGATATGGTTTTAATCAGTTTAAGATATATGCTGTAGTTAAATAGAGGTGAAAACTTTTAAAGAACATATCAACTATTAAATCAGCCACGAAAGGTTCCGAAAAGACCTACCTTGTCTTGGGAATTGTTCGGCTAACTTTCTGAGACTTGTTAAGCTGTCAGCACCAAGCTGGCTTAAGATGCCTGGAAGCATTTCTGTGATCGGTTTAGCCTCTGCATGACCAGTAATTGCAAAAGTGTTAGCAGAGAGGGAAGCTTGAACCTTGGGGTTGTTGAAGTGGATAACTGTTCCATCATCTTTTATCATGTTCACCtgttaaaataatatattataCAATATTTACCAAAATGTTGCAGCATCTTGTTGGAACAAGCAGGATAAATTAGTAATTCACATCTAGATTTTAAGTATCACAAAGTGTACGAAACTACCACTCCTCAAAGAGAATAATGTAACCGTGAGAAATGCACCTGGAATTAACACCACCTGAAAATGGTAAAATATGCACTCGTACTATATGAAAAGGTCACATTTAAGAGTTATAGCTCCTTTTTAAGATAAATTTATCTAAACACTAGGTAATAAATATACAAGGATTACatgcttgtgtgtgtttttaaccaagggaaaaaaacacccgTTATTAAGACTGTAATGTggcgggggaaaaaaatcccaacaaagcCTTCAGCTCTGTGGTAACTTTACAAACCAAAAGCTTTAACAGAAAAGTCTTGCCACATCAGTTCAAGACATAGTCATTCACAGCTATGTGTGACCCCTCAGGAGAACATTCTTATTTCTGCAGCAAAATTGGCAAAGGCAGGAGATTCACAGTCTGGCCTGCTGGCTGaagctgccccaggcagcaatgcTTCCTGGAGACACACCCCCAGCTGGAGGTTTATGTATGGACTGCACAATTCCATGCTTCCCAATAATTCCACAATGACTCTTAAGAACATCATACAGTGATCCTGCCCTTTCCCCTGGCTTTCTGAACCAAGAAATAAGTTGTACAGCCAGATGAGCAGCCTgctttgctcctgctgctggttCAACTGGCATGTTTGGATGGgctaatgttttatttttaaagtgagaCAGAATGGAGAGGTTTTTGTTCCTCTGAGCAAAGCTAAACTATGGTTATGTAGAAACtaattttgtctgaaaaaaggaaaagtagttCAACTCTTGCAACCAACACTCATCCACATTGTTTTCAGAAGTTAGTGAGGAAACAGGAATTTGGGAACTAAAGAGACCTAAAATATGAAAGTTACCAATcttcacacagcagcagagtttaaagtatgtttttaacaggaaaatCTGATGTGTTGATTTCCTGCAAAACTGAAGGATGCCCTGTGTCCTTTGCACACAGGGAAATGGTAAAGGCTTCAAGCATCATCCTCATAATTAAAGGTCTCAGCAACTACACAGATGAGGTACTAATGTTGGACTCAATGTTACTAGTCTCCCCAAACTCTACCTACACAAAGCTTACCAAGGACAACTTGTGTCCACCTGAATACAACACACTACAGTTATGTATCCAGTTATCAAGGTATCATCTTCCTTTACATTAAGATGTTTGAAATCCTTAATAACTGTGTATGAAAAAAGATCTTatgttctgtggggaaaagaaacCCACACTAAGAAAAGCCCAGGAGAACTGTCTATGTCTTCAGGTTTGTATGGCTCAGCATATTCATGCTCAGCTTCAGGGATCAGACAAATGTAAGCATTTCTGAAGCAGAGGTACAAAAACTTGAGAGGCAAATCAGGCTTCCATGCTGAATGTGTATTTGCCTTTGGAAGAGAGGTATGCAATAAGTGACCTCTGGAAGCACCTTGCAATCCTGCTTAAATTAATTAATCACAGATTAAATATTATGCTGTTTTAACCAAGTGCTACAGTAATAGTGAGTTCATGATGAAGGAACATCTACCACATACAAGTGTCACTCTCCCAAAGTGTTACGGAAAATCTCAGTGTTTCAACTCACATTTGATACATGCAAGATACGAGTATTTAAGGAACACCTGAAACCTTTAGATTCCTATTTAACACGGAAGCTGGTTCTGTCTTGGCTGTGTTGCAAGAAATGTCATCTCCTGTGACTACCACAAACAACTCTGGCAATTTTCATGCAGTAAAATGACCTAATTTTAATGGCACAGACTTGCAAATTCTTAGTCTGGGgatttttaagcttttctttATACTCTGCACCATATATATCTTGCTTTAGATGTGGTTGCACCGTAGATGTGTGTCTACTGCTCTCCTCTTGAGAGAATGTAATCACATTCGTAAAGTCAAGAATAAAGAGAAGCTTTGTTCTGCAATGTATGAAAGGCACCTGTGACAAGCAGCTTAGTAGCTGCTACAATCACTATCTGGGCAGCAGaaccttctcccttctttctctaaGTAGGTATACATTAATGTGAAGGAGACAATCAATTCATCAAGTAACTTTACCTATCAGTAACCAGATCTGTAAGTTTTTGCAGGGAAGAGAAAACTGTCGTTAATAAACAAACATCACAACACATACCACCACTACCACGGAAGTACAGATTTCAAACAGGAAACACTTATTTTATCACTATACCTCTTCAATGCCAGCAATGTTATTTACTGCCAGTTTTTTGAGGGAACTCTGAAGTTTTTTGTCATCAGCTGTAGCTGTTCTGTGCACCACCTTCTTCTTTCTGCGAGCTGTCCCCTGGAAATGAATTGGGAAATAACCATCAGCTATGCTCAAAATCTCATACCACGCTGATTTTGGAAGTCACATCACACTCTAAGCAACTGTAGGTGAAGGGAACCAAGTTTCATTTTATCAACCTTCACACAGCCGTAGAgttcaaaatgttttgaatgGGAAAATCAAGTGTGTTGCTTTCCTGCAAAACTTTAGCTGTCAAGTCTCAGCTTCAAgtttttttcaatgtaaaaCACTACAAAAACATTGAACAGCAACAGCATCTTCCCTTCCTACAAGCCAAATTATAAAAAGACTAATTACTATTAAGCAATATATAAGAAAGCCTCCCCATTTATGTTTTTCAAGATGAAGCACAGTGATTTCAAAAGGTCACATTTTCATAACCAagtaattaacatttttaaactgttcCACAGACAGCAATTTTGCAATTTCTGTTCTGCAAACTTTTGTACCACCCCACCTATGGTTAACAGATAAAACACCCACACTGAACAAACTACATGCAGTTTCTTTTGGTCATACTAGCTACTTGCTGgctcagaggaaagaaacagtGCAGTCAGCTAAGCCCTGGAGCTGGCACAAAGGAAGGAACTCCCcaagagggagaagagaaaggcagaacTGGAACAACCAACAAGTAAGATTAGCTTTGGCTTTCACGGGTCACAACAAGTCAGTGACTTGAAAAGAAAGCTTACACACTGGAAACTGCTCATCCAGCAGTTATGAATCGATGAGAGTATCATGACCCAGATCACACAAAAATTGTAGTTTTCAAGTCTCTTAAGTATATTTTCCCTTCCTATGAACTAAAGcctatgttttaaaaaacaaacttcaGCTGTTTCTCCTTCAAACTCTAAGTTACATAAAACAGTACAGCTCCCCCAGTTTTCTTACCTTTCCTCCTATTCGGACCTGCGCCTGAAGCTTGGCCAGCTTTTCTTGGTTCATAGTGCTGTGTCTGAAGAATAAGAACGAGATACAAATACAGTTAATCATccaaaaattaaggaaaaaaaaagtcctagtGTATCTAAACACTATTAGAGCTGCAGAGGGTTCTTAAATTTACATCAAATTTGACAAAGTCGCACATCAAACAAGGAACAAACTGCTTCAAAGCCACAGACTACCGAAATAATACCAAGCAGTCCAGCAACAGCCTCTTTAGCTGAAGTGTCTGTATCACAATGAGGCAAATCAACAGGATATTTACTTTTGCATCAGCCTGAATTACCAAGGAAGGGAGTTTACTGTTGGAACCATTTGACTGAACTATTGACTCTTCCACACAACAGATGCAAATCAGCACGTACAGCACCGCTgcttctaggaaaaaaacccctttatttttaagagaaCCCAAGGAGAGACTCCTTGCTACCCTGCTTTGAATACTACTTCCAAGAAATTAATCTATGATATTTTTAACTAATGGGACTCGTCCAAAACCAGTGAAGTTCACGACTTGACCAATTTTTTTATAGGACAGGTACTCATGCAATTCAGCGACTGagaagttcatagaatcacagaatggtggctATTGGACGGGACCTCTGGAAAACATGCAgcacaaccccctgctaaagcaggttcccctcaatcaggtcacacctGAACGTgaccaggcgggtttggaaacctcccgagaaggaggcaccacaccctcactgggcagcctgggccagggctccctcacctcaatagcaaagaagcttttccttgtgtttaagtggaagtttttgtcttccagtttatgtccatgTCCTTTCACTAgatactacaggaaaaaaaagcacgtCAAGTGGCTTCCCCAAGGGGTAAGATTGGACCTTTAAAGGCTAAAAGACCTTAAAATCTGTAATGGGTGCATAAGTACCCCAAGCCTTCTAACACAAGAAAGGCATTTCATTGCCCCGGTCCAAGGTGTGACTTCCCTGATTTAAGGGAAATCCCATCTACATTTTCGTTGTACCAGGTACCGGACGGGGAACAGACGGGGCTCTCACGGGCAAGTGAGGCCGCACCGAGGGCCTGCACCGCCGGGAGAACGGCCACACGGGCAGGCACCTCGCCGTGGAGGCGGAAGGAGGCTCTGGTCGGCGGGACGGCTCGCTGGCCACCCCCAGAGCCTGGGGAGCAAGAGGGCATCAAGATTCCATCCGTCAGGAACCAGAGCACCGCGGCTCAGCCACCCGAGCCAGGGCAGACCCCCCACACCGCGCCCCAGTGCAAGGCCTCGCTTCGCCGTCCTCCCCTTGGGAAACGGCCGGGGCCCGCGGCTCCCCTACAGCCCATCGCGGCGGACGAGGATGGGACGGGGCTGTGGCCGAGCTGCCCCCCGCCGGTAGAAGCGGGGAGTGGGGAAGGTGTTACCTGAGTCTGGCGGCTCCTCCGCAGCCCAACACGCGGTGAGATCAAGATGGCGgccaaggaaggaaagagaggcGCACAGAGAAAGGAAGCTTCGCGCCACGTGATGGCGCCAACTCGCCCGCGGATTGGCGGCGCCGCGGAGCCACATTTGCATAGCGGCGGGGGCGGAGGAGCGCGGAGCAGCGCGATGCCTCCTGGGAGTTGTAGTCTCTGGGTCCGGACGGGGACCGACGTCCCGGGGCGGGTAACCCACAGCCGGGACGCACTGGCTCCCAGCGTCTCACCGCGCACTGCTCCGTGCGCTGCCCTTCTTGGGGAACCTTTATTGGTTTTACCTTCCCAACCGGCTGGGAAATTCTAGAGATCGGGAGgacaaaagggatttttttggggAGAACAATATAAACCGGGAACCCGCCCTTCGCTGCCCGCTCCCGCCCAGGTAACTCTGGATTTTATTCAGGGGAGCGACCGGCGTTCTGGG
This genomic window contains:
- the BTF3L4 gene encoding transcription factor BTF3 homolog 4 — its product is MNQEKLAKLQAQVRIGGKGTARRKKKVVHRTATADDKKLQSSLKKLAVNNIAGIEEVNMIKDDGTVIHFNNPKVQASLSANTFAITGHAEAKPITEMLPGILSQLGADSLTSLRKLAEQFPRQVLDSKAPKSEDIDEEDDDVPDLVENFDEASKNEAN